One window of Catonella massiliensis genomic DNA carries:
- a CDS encoding helix-turn-helix domain-containing protein, which yields MNSIRTLGDNVKVLARDESHAILEVKDDTGEGVMTIYMPFAGVYINICDMHMQRCSSGFLLEENANVICFDYCKEGRIELGTSNGSYSVLQEKQLRIDDRRHHSGQVFMPLNHFHGISIYLNVDIAPQGVAAFIPQFSADIHKLKSKFCKEGVPSILKDDMVVNGIMACLYNPPANIGPDYYRLKILELLLYLDTVEIQEDNQKEICFFLSHADKLREIHKQITENLSVHFTIRELSEEYDIPQTELKISFKEMYGDSIYSYLKRCRMNTAASLLIKNPDLSVSEIAYLVGYETTGKFAAAFRQIIGTTPLDYRKYRTKPTDNLINI from the coding sequence ATGAATTCAATCAGGACTTTGGGAGATAACGTAAAGGTTCTGGCACGGGACGAGAGCCATGCTATTCTTGAAGTTAAAGATGATACCGGAGAGGGTGTCATGACGATATATATGCCATTTGCAGGAGTATATATAAATATTTGTGATATGCATATGCAACGTTGTAGTTCAGGCTTTCTTCTGGAAGAAAATGCAAATGTCATCTGTTTCGACTATTGCAAGGAGGGTAGGATTGAGCTGGGGACTTCGAATGGCAGTTACAGCGTACTCCAGGAAAAACAGCTTAGGATTGATGACCGCAGGCATCATAGTGGGCAGGTATTTATGCCGCTCAACCATTTCCATGGGATTAGTATTTATTTGAATGTTGATATTGCACCACAGGGGGTTGCTGCGTTTATACCACAATTCTCTGCCGATATTCATAAACTAAAAAGTAAGTTCTGTAAAGAAGGCGTTCCAAGTATTCTAAAAGACGATATGGTAGTAAATGGCATTATGGCTTGCTTATATAACCCTCCTGCCAATATTGGTCCTGATTACTATAGACTTAAAATACTTGAATTGCTTCTATATCTTGATACGGTGGAGATACAGGAAGATAACCAAAAGGAGATTTGCTTTTTCTTAAGCCATGCCGATAAGCTTCGGGAAATTCATAAGCAGATTACGGAAAATCTATCCGTACATTTTACAATCAGGGAGTTATCTGAAGAATATGACATCCCACAGACAGAACTCAAAATAAGCTTTAAGGAGATGTATGGGGATTCTATATATTCTTATTTAAAAAGGTGCCGTATGAATACTGCAGCTTCTCTGCTGATAAAAAATCCTGACCTTAGCGTATCAGAGATTGCATACCTTGTAGGATATGAGACTACAGGCAAATTTGCTGCAGCATTTCGGCAAATCATCGGCACTACACCTTTGGACTACCGCAAGTACCGTACAAAGCCTACAGACAATTTGATCAATATATAG
- a CDS encoding MptD family putative ECF transporter S component, which yields MMNQNRKLTGKDVIAIGIYSAIYFVLNFMAMMTGLIPLLWILLPGTVAILTGIPFLLMEVKVPKPGAVIIMGLITAFLYFVTGQFTVLILLTMLIACAVSEAYRYITKYNLKFSNLMVAFILFSYGMAGSPLALFVYRESFLAQIGETMSQEYVAAISSYITTPMLILLLVSPIAGGFFGALIAGGIFKKHFKKAGIV from the coding sequence ATGATGAACCAAAATCGAAAACTGACAGGAAAAGATGTAATCGCAATCGGTATCTATTCTGCAATCTACTTTGTACTGAATTTTATGGCAATGATGACAGGATTAATTCCCCTACTCTGGATTTTACTTCCCGGAACGGTGGCAATACTCACCGGCATTCCCTTTTTGCTGATGGAGGTAAAAGTTCCTAAGCCGGGAGCTGTTATAATCATGGGTCTAATCACTGCTTTTTTGTATTTTGTTACAGGGCAGTTTACCGTCCTCATTCTGCTCACGATGCTAATTGCCTGTGCTGTTTCAGAAGCCTATAGGTACATAACAAAATATAATCTCAAATTCAGTAATCTTATGGTCGCTTTCATCTTGTTTAGCTACGGTATGGCAGGATCGCCGCTTGCTTTATTTGTGTATCGTGAGAGCTTTCTGGCACAAATTGGCGAGACTATGAGTCAGGAATATGTTGCAGCAATTTCTTCCTATATCACCACCCCTATGCTGATACTTTTGCTGGTTTCCCCGATTGCCGGCGGGTTCTTTGGTGCATTGATTGCAGGAGGGATATTCAAAAAACATTTCAAGAAAGCAGGTATCGTCTAA
- a CDS encoding energy-coupling factor transporter transmembrane component T: MRYRKPDPRAGLFILLLANIGMFLERTGRQGNALTGVIIVVLIMYGCSKIAVGGAGFLLILYCLQTFVLPASPIAFTALFSVFVNMTRRMLPCLLTGALLVKKCSVHQFVAALRKMHLPQNLITAMAVTVRYFPAISEEVRHIKDAMKLQRIPMGRKVECYLVPIMLSATKTAEELSAAATVRGIDNPKKKTCALEISFSFTDIFCMLFTAIAVVLILVFVKG, encoded by the coding sequence ATGCGTTATAGGAAGCCTGACCCTCGTGCAGGCCTCTTCATTCTTTTGCTTGCCAACATAGGGATGTTCTTAGAAAGAACCGGAAGACAGGGAAATGCTTTGACGGGGGTAATTATCGTAGTTCTCATTATGTATGGCTGCTCTAAAATTGCGGTAGGCGGAGCAGGATTTCTGCTAATCTTATATTGTCTGCAGACCTTTGTGCTTCCTGCATCGCCTATAGCTTTTACTGCCCTGTTTTCAGTATTTGTGAATATGACAAGACGGATGTTGCCCTGCCTCCTGACAGGGGCATTGTTAGTTAAGAAGTGCAGCGTCCATCAGTTTGTTGCCGCCTTGAGGAAAATGCATCTCCCTCAAAATCTTATTACTGCCATGGCTGTTACGGTTCGTTACTTCCCTGCCATTTCAGAAGAGGTTCGTCACATTAAGGATGCAATGAAGCTCCAGAGGATACCCATGGGGAGGAAAGTAGAGTGTTATCTGGTGCCAATAATGCTGTCTGCAACAAAAACCGCAGAAGAACTTTCTGCGGCGGCAACAGTCAGGGGGATTGACAATCCAAAAAAAAAGACTTGTGCGTTAGAAATTAGTTTCAGCTTTACAGATATTTTCTGTATGTTGTTTACTGCCATAGCAGTTGTTCTTATTTTGGTATTTGTGAAAGGATAA
- a CDS encoding ABC transporter ATP-binding protein has protein sequence MIEFIDVNYRVGEYAILTGINLKIRGGECVLLAGESGSGKTTLTKLINGLIPHFYSSGQLDGEVNVNGEPVAETSMYKLAEMIGSVFQNPKSQFFYTDSSAEIAFGLENRCVPPEKIRQRIVAAANELGIENLLSRNILKLSGGEKQIIAFASVYAAEPEIYVLDEPSSNLDNTSVERLKELLHYIKAQGKTVIIAEHRLNYLSSVIDRAVYLKGGRIMQEFTAAQFRTLTERERISMGLRTLKETQITIPKCTDLKGELCVERIISRYKEEEISFGANSGDVIGIVGKNGAGKTTLCKIICGLLKEQSGTVSYRGKKLTRRQRQRLCAMVMQDVNHQLFTDSVVDECELAAPKASKEKIDKLLQGFDLLSYKEVHPAVLSGGQRQRLAVCQAVLSEKKVVIFDEPTSGLDYTHMIQTGEIIQKLSREGYIVLVITHDYEFLNLVCHSVIQLGEQIAVKGGRQSAEEI, from the coding sequence ATGATTGAGTTTATTGATGTGAATTATAGAGTGGGCGAATATGCGATTTTGACGGGAATAAACCTGAAGATACGCGGAGGTGAATGTGTCCTGCTTGCAGGAGAAAGCGGCAGTGGAAAGACGACTTTAACGAAACTTATCAATGGGCTGATTCCTCATTTTTATTCCAGTGGGCAGCTTGATGGAGAGGTAAATGTTAATGGAGAACCAGTGGCGGAAACAAGTATGTATAAGCTTGCGGAAATGATAGGAAGTGTATTTCAAAACCCTAAATCGCAATTTTTTTATACGGATTCATCTGCTGAGATTGCATTCGGACTGGAAAACCGCTGTGTTCCACCGGAAAAGATTAGACAGAGGATTGTGGCAGCAGCGAATGAGCTGGGAATTGAAAATTTGCTTAGCAGGAACATTTTAAAACTCTCAGGTGGTGAAAAACAGATTATCGCATTTGCTTCTGTATATGCAGCAGAGCCGGAAATTTATGTGCTCGATGAACCCTCCTCCAATCTGGATAACACATCCGTTGAGCGATTGAAGGAACTGCTTCACTATATTAAGGCACAGGGGAAAACTGTGATTATTGCGGAGCATCGGCTGAATTATCTTAGCTCTGTAATAGACAGGGCCGTATATCTAAAAGGCGGACGGATTATGCAGGAATTTACTGCAGCACAGTTTCGTACGCTTACTGAAAGGGAACGGATTTCGATGGGTCTTCGAACCTTAAAAGAGACACAGATTACAATTCCTAAATGTACAGACCTAAAGGGTGAACTTTGTGTTGAAAGGATTATTAGCCGTTATAAGGAAGAGGAAATCAGTTTTGGGGCTAATTCAGGAGATGTTATTGGAATAGTGGGAAAGAATGGGGCAGGAAAAACAACTCTATGCAAGATAATCTGCGGATTGCTTAAGGAGCAATCAGGTACAGTCAGCTACCGAGGGAAAAAGCTTACAAGGAGGCAAAGACAGAGGCTCTGTGCCATGGTCATGCAGGATGTAAACCATCAATTATTTACAGACAGTGTTGTGGATGAATGTGAGCTGGCGGCACCGAAAGCATCGAAAGAAAAGATTGATAAACTTCTGCAAGGATTTGATTTGCTTTCCTATAAGGAGGTGCATCCTGCCGTACTGTCAGGGGGTCAGCGCCAAAGGCTGGCAGTATGCCAGGCAGTGCTGTCGGAGAAAAAGGTAGTGATATTTGACGAGCCGACAAGTGGTTTAGACTATACGCACATGATACAGACAGGAGAGATCATTCAGAAACTGTCCCGCGAGGGATATATAGTTCTCGTAATTACACATGATTATGAATTCCTGAACCTGGTTTGTCACAGTGTGATTCAGTTAGGTGAGCAAATTGCTGTGAAAGGGGGAAGGCAGAGTGCAGAAGAAATATAA
- a CDS encoding ABC transporter ATP-binding protein: MQKKYKKKRKNWFSTLLSYADGREHRLWLSVILSIVSIVSGLIPFYCVYRMVDAYMVGALGNAVIIFWGAIGVLAYTVKIVCFGFSTGLSHYVAYYVLEGLRLKIAETFLKAPLGEVQAHSIGEIKNVIVDRIEEIEPPLAHMIPEGSGHLVFPAVSLIALFLLDFRVAFGSLLSLPIGFAFMLITFAISGKSMEKYMESNVRLNSVIVEYIEGIEVIRAFGKAGSSYKKYADTVLEYKEFVINWMRNTWVTMKLAFAFMPATLLGVVPVSLYLVSCGSLSVSEMTLAVMLALSMVVSFAKLEIFANSIQQMKYTVDQTEAFLNMTRLSEPEAEAILNGRDVHLKNVHFFYSEKSGEILHGIDLTLPEGSYTALVGPSGGGKSTLARLIARFWDVCDGSIEIGGVDIRNIPIAQLSELVSFVTQDNFLFQASIKENIRIGKPSATDEEVIAAAKRARCDEFISKLPYGYDTSAGEAGKKLSGGEKQRIAIARIMLKNAPIVILDEATAFTDPENEHLIQQSISELTKGKTLLVIAHRLSTVKDADKIVVLNGGRVEAVGTHEELLKGSPLYKKMWSAHIGAKRWTLQGKEDKVNV, from the coding sequence GTGCAGAAGAAATATAAGAAAAAGAGAAAAAATTGGTTTAGTACGCTGCTATCTTACGCAGATGGAAGAGAGCATAGGCTGTGGCTTTCAGTTATCCTTTCGATTGTCAGCATTGTGAGTGGACTTATTCCTTTTTACTGTGTTTACAGAATGGTTGATGCATATATGGTGGGGGCGCTTGGGAACGCAGTCATTATCTTTTGGGGAGCAATAGGTGTTCTTGCCTATACAGTCAAAATAGTTTGTTTTGGCTTTTCAACAGGCCTTTCACACTATGTTGCGTACTATGTCTTGGAGGGCTTGCGGCTTAAAATAGCAGAGACTTTTTTGAAAGCTCCTCTTGGAGAGGTGCAGGCACATTCAATTGGAGAGATCAAAAATGTGATTGTAGACAGAATAGAGGAGATTGAGCCGCCTTTAGCCCATATGATCCCGGAGGGAAGCGGACATCTTGTATTTCCTGCAGTGAGTCTGATTGCGTTGTTCTTACTTGATTTCAGAGTGGCATTTGGTTCCCTTCTATCTCTTCCAATTGGATTTGCGTTTATGTTGATTACATTTGCAATCAGTGGAAAGAGCATGGAAAAGTATATGGAATCAAATGTGCGTTTGAATAGTGTAATTGTTGAATACATTGAGGGGATTGAGGTAATCAGGGCTTTTGGGAAGGCAGGAAGCAGTTACAAAAAATATGCCGACACTGTCCTTGAATATAAAGAATTTGTAATCAATTGGATGAGGAACACCTGGGTAACAATGAAGCTCGCGTTTGCATTTATGCCAGCCACACTTCTTGGCGTAGTTCCTGTAAGCCTCTATCTGGTTTCCTGTGGAAGTCTTTCAGTATCTGAGATGACACTTGCGGTTATGTTAGCCTTGTCTATGGTTGTGAGCTTTGCAAAACTGGAAATTTTTGCCAATAGTATACAGCAGATGAAATATACTGTAGATCAGACGGAGGCTTTTCTTAACATGACAAGATTGTCAGAACCGGAAGCTGAAGCGATACTAAATGGCAGGGATGTCCACTTGAAAAACGTCCACTTTTTCTATTCAGAAAAAAGCGGAGAAATCCTACACGGAATTGATCTCACACTTCCTGAGGGAAGCTATACCGCTCTGGTTGGCCCAAGCGGAGGAGGGAAATCTACCTTGGCAAGGCTGATTGCCAGGTTCTGGGATGTTTGTGACGGAAGCATCGAAATAGGAGGAGTTGACATACGAAATATTCCTATCGCACAGCTATCAGAACTGGTGAGCTTTGTTACGCAGGATAATTTTCTATTTCAGGCTTCAATCAAAGAGAACATCCGTATCGGTAAACCTTCAGCAACGGATGAAGAGGTGATAGCCGCTGCAAAGAGAGCACGCTGTGATGAGTTTATTTCAAAGCTGCCTTACGGATATGATACATCTGCTGGTGAAGCAGGAAAAAAACTTTCAGGCGGAGAAAAGCAACGTATAGCCATTGCACGTATAATGCTGAAAAATGCACCGATTGTTATTTTGGATGAGGCCACCGCTTTTACCGATCCGGAAAATGAGCATCTGATTCAGCAGTCAATTTCGGAGCTCACAAAAGGCAAGACCCTTCTTGTCATTGCACACCGGCTGTCTACGGTGAAAGATGCAGATAAGATTGTTGTTTTAAATGGGGGCAGGGTAGAAGCAGTGGGTACCCATGAGGAACTTTTGAAAGGCTCGCCGCTCTATAAGAAAATGTGGAGTGCACACATTGGGGCAAAGAGATGGACATTGCAAGGAAAGGAGGATAAAGTCAATGTTTAG
- a CDS encoding ABC transporter ATP-binding protein, which produces MFRTIRRIIHWCGDFRKRLYIGFFFSFLSGLAAAAPIIYAGYIIGNVVQWRARGLSVPSGLWLQSLGVIFTTILFRFLLDYIKARFQETISYELVARDRLAIGTALKRVSLGYFQEKDTGTILNSITTGLYTLENMGMRMIDTFVGGYLSFFCIFILLFVIHPLGALICLVGVLLSFICLNLISRYSKRNTLIQTEVNEKLTRAAVEYTRGLPVVKSFGMEGASFSAFRKACAEARKIALRIEWGFIPFNCLHLLALKSASIVMIISVMGAGLSSHLSLPMVFVFSLLSLTVFNSLEPIADSAHILSVINNAMDHIEALSPDNYIDEDGKDISLSSYDIHFEQVRFSYDKGNEKRNVIEDVSFTALEGTTTAIIGPSGSGKTTLCRLLARFYDVSGGRITLGGHNLKEFTCDSLLSNISMVFQNVYLFHDTVRANICFGKEQASEEEMISAAKQARCHDFIMALPEGYDTVIGEGGSTLSGGEKQRISIARAILKNAPVIILDEATASLDPENEHLIQEALTELTVGKTVIVIAHRMATIENANQILVIDDGHIVQKGTHQQLVGQEGLYKRFVKIRELAEGWSIV; this is translated from the coding sequence ATGTTTAGAACGATAAGGCGCATCATCCACTGGTGTGGGGATTTCAGAAAGAGGCTCTATATAGGCTTCTTCTTTTCATTCCTTTCTGGCCTAGCGGCCGCAGCACCTATCATATATGCCGGTTATATCATTGGAAATGTTGTGCAGTGGAGAGCCAGAGGTCTCAGTGTTCCATCAGGGCTTTGGCTGCAGAGTCTGGGTGTGATTTTTACAACGATTCTATTTAGGTTCCTTCTCGACTATATAAAAGCAAGATTTCAGGAAACTATAAGTTATGAGTTGGTTGCAAGAGATCGTCTGGCAATAGGGACGGCATTGAAGAGGGTGTCTCTGGGGTATTTTCAGGAGAAAGACACAGGCACTATACTCAATTCAATTACCACAGGACTTTATACCCTGGAAAATATGGGAATGAGGATGATAGATACCTTTGTCGGAGGATATCTTAGCTTTTTTTGTATTTTTATCCTGCTTTTTGTCATACACCCCTTAGGTGCATTAATTTGCCTGGTAGGTGTTCTGCTGTCCTTTATCTGCTTAAATCTCATTTCAAGGTACAGCAAAAGAAATACACTTATCCAGACCGAAGTGAATGAAAAACTGACAAGAGCGGCCGTCGAATATACCAGAGGACTGCCCGTGGTGAAATCATTCGGTATGGAGGGTGCGTCTTTTTCCGCATTTCGAAAGGCCTGTGCAGAAGCAAGAAAGATTGCCCTGAGAATTGAATGGGGATTTATTCCATTTAACTGCTTACACCTGCTTGCGTTAAAGTCGGCCAGTATCGTTATGATTATTTCTGTCATGGGAGCAGGACTCTCTAGTCATCTTTCCCTGCCAATGGTTTTTGTATTCTCCCTGCTTTCACTGACGGTATTTAATTCTCTTGAGCCGATTGCAGACAGTGCACATATCCTTTCCGTTATCAATAATGCTATGGATCATATAGAAGCCCTGTCTCCAGACAACTATATTGATGAGGACGGAAAGGACATTTCACTTTCTAGTTATGACATTCATTTTGAACAGGTGCGATTTTCCTACGACAAAGGGAATGAAAAAAGGAATGTAATTGAAGACGTGAGCTTTACAGCCTTGGAAGGCACGACAACAGCAATTATCGGACCATCCGGAAGCGGAAAGACAACGCTTTGCAGGCTTCTGGCACGCTTCTACGACGTGAGCGGAGGAAGGATTACTCTCGGTGGGCATAATCTAAAGGAATTTACCTGTGACAGCCTGTTGTCTAATATTTCCATGGTGTTCCAGAACGTTTACCTGTTTCACGACACTGTCAGGGCGAATATCTGCTTTGGGAAAGAGCAGGCATCAGAGGAAGAGATGATTAGTGCTGCAAAACAGGCACGTTGCCACGACTTTATCATGGCTCTTCCAGAGGGGTATGATACCGTAATTGGGGAGGGAGGCTCCACGCTTTCCGGTGGCGAAAAACAACGCATCTCTATCGCCCGTGCCATCTTGAAGAATGCCCCTGTTATTATACTTGATGAGGCCACTGCTAGCCTTGATCCTGAAAATGAGCATCTGATACAGGAGGCATTGACTGAACTGACAGTTGGAAAGACGGTGATTGTGATCGCCCACAGGATGGCAACAATTGAAAATGCCAATCAGATCCTTGTAATTGACGATGGGCACATCGTTCAGAAAGGTACGCATCAGCAATTGGTAGGGCAGGAGGGGCTTTATAAACGTTTTGTCAAGATACGCGAATTGGCCGAGGGCTGGTCTATAGTCTGA
- a CDS encoding DUF6609 family protein, with translation MLGYVKNEKLEFNYKKSCGLWLIAVALVIAVATLIGGKQIINMQVFSIGYMISFFSINMNKNLLHKLSTGSSTKFQKNVSKYSIILLFILMIFLGGPFFATENWRLIWLGALLATALHFFPFYFVHGKSMILLGIMCTVNIIMGYIFSDVSLVLFAYIDAIIKFIFGVYLLFFSKATKQ, from the coding sequence ATGTTAGGATATGTAAAAAATGAAAAATTAGAGTTTAATTATAAAAAATCCTGTGGTTTATGGTTAATTGCGGTTGCCTTAGTTATCGCAGTTGCCACCTTAATAGGGGGAAAACAAATAATAAATATGCAAGTATTTAGCATAGGTTACATGATTAGCTTTTTTTCAATTAATATGAATAAAAACTTACTTCATAAATTGTCCACTGGTTCATCGACTAAATTTCAAAAAAATGTTTCTAAGTATTCGATAATATTACTTTTTATATTAATGATATTTTTAGGTGGACCATTTTTTGCCACTGAGAATTGGAGATTGATATGGTTAGGAGCACTATTAGCCACAGCATTGCATTTTTTCCCATTCTATTTTGTACATGGAAAATCAATGATTTTATTAGGGATTATGTGTACCGTTAATATTATTATGGGGTATATTTTTTCAGATGTTTCTTTGGTACTGTTTGCCTATATTGATGCAATTATTAAATTCATATTTGGAGTTTATTTGTTGTTCTTTTCGAAAGCAACGAAGCAATAA
- a CDS encoding type II toxin-antitoxin system Phd/YefM family antitoxin, whose product MTSISITKARANLYKTVSDVNEYSEPITITNNRGKNAVLVSEDDWLAIQETLYLNPIPGMTQSILDSRAEDVSECTSYNPEEEW is encoded by the coding sequence ATGACTTCAATTAGTATAACAAAGGCAAGAGCAAACTTATATAAGACAGTTTCAGATGTAAATGAATACTCTGAGCCTATAACCATAACAAATAATAGAGGGAAAAATGCAGTATTAGTATCAGAAGATGATTGGCTGGCGATTCAGGAAACCTTGTATCTTAATCCCATACCAGGTATGACGCAAAGTATTTTAGATTCCAGAGCAGAAGATGTTTCTGAGTGTACATCTTATAATCCGGAGGAGGAGTGGTAG
- a CDS encoding Txe/YoeB family addiction module toxin, which translates to MYLIKFSKQADKDKKLLKGARLDGKAKELLNIIADYPFKEPPPYERLVGNLSGFYSRRINIQHRIVYEVYVQETYEDGEAYEGFVKVARMWTPYGGMR; encoded by the coding sequence ATGTATTTAATTAAATTCAGTAAACAGGCTGATAAGGACAAAAAGCTATTAAAGGGTGCAAGGCTTGATGGAAAAGCAAAAGAACTTCTAAATATCATAGCAGATTATCCATTCAAAGAACCACCACCATATGAGAGGCTGGTTGGGAATCTAAGTGGTTTCTATTCAAGAAGAATAAATATACAGCACAGGATAGTTTACGAAGTCTATGTTCAGGAGACTTATGAAGACGGCGAAGCGTATGAAGGATTTGTAAAGGTGGCACGTATGTGGACACCTTATGGTGGAATGAGGTAA
- a CDS encoding type II toxin-antitoxin system RelB/DinJ family antitoxin yields MASTIQIRVEDELKSKSDALFKDLGTDTTTAIRMFLTQAIAANGFPFEIKRQVESNPYAPMTEKEILAKLKKSREEKMFRDADDVISDMRSKYGL; encoded by the coding sequence ATGGCGAGCACAATTCAGATAAGAGTAGAAGATGAGTTAAAGAGTAAATCAGATGCTTTATTTAAGGACTTGGGTACAGACACAACAACTGCAATCAGAATGTTTTTAACACAGGCTATTGCAGCAAATGGATTCCCCTTTGAAATAAAAAGACAGGTAGAATCGAATCCGTATGCACCGATGACCGAGAAAGAGATACTTGCAAAACTGAAAAAGTCCAGAGAAGAGAAAATGTTTAGGGATGCAGATGATGTGATTTCTGATATGAGGTCAAAGTATGGATTATAA
- a CDS encoding type II toxin-antitoxin system RelE/ParE family toxin has protein sequence MDYKIVLMRDAEEDLDRFVTYLMFEKKSDQAARNLLNDFEATKTSLSNVAGSLKLCDNPKLRELGYRRINFLSHRYFMLYRIENDTVYVDNIFHELQDYENKMN, from the coding sequence ATGGATTATAAGATTGTTTTAATGAGGGATGCAGAGGAGGATCTTGATAGATTTGTCACATATCTTATGTTTGAAAAGAAAAGTGATCAGGCTGCAAGAAATTTATTAAATGATTTTGAAGCAACAAAAACAAGTCTGTCAAATGTTGCTGGGAGTCTGAAACTTTGTGATAATCCAAAACTAAGGGAATTAGGATACCGAAGAATCAATTTTCTATCTCATCGATATTTTATGTTATATCGTATTGAAAACGATACAGTATATGTGGATAATATTTTTCATGAGTTGCAAGACTATGAAAATAAAATGAATTAA
- a CDS encoding WxxxWxxW domain-containing protein: protein MKQWYIAIAVAIVYLAISLTLHTWSWSWFIWVIYAVYRLWDNKKSKENFQI from the coding sequence ATGAAGCAGTGGTATATTGCAATAGCAGTGGCAATCGTATATCTGGCTATTAGCCTTACACTTCATACATGGTCGTGGTCTTGGTTTATTTGGGTTATCTATGCTGTATATAGACTGTGGGATAATAAAAAGAGCAAAGAAAATTTTCAAATTTAA
- a CDS encoding nucleotidyltransferase domain-containing protein — translation MKKIIDYLKEKYNPLAIVTYGSFSCGMNDSYSDYDCIIIVNKKDNSHDDTVIDGILLDCFIFTKDEVISENPDTFLTVYDGNIVMDTDEIAAELKTRVRKYVEEHSVISYDEKKFIISWIKKTMHRVEKNDDEGNYRALAFLWESITDYFLLRDLFYFGSKKAVAYLKESDAEGYRLYHDAITDRTNAVIREWANHVINIGEISA, via the coding sequence ATGAAGAAGATAATTGATTATCTGAAAGAAAAATATAACCCATTGGCAATTGTCACCTATGGCTCGTTTAGTTGTGGTATGAATGATTCATACAGTGATTATGATTGCATAATCATTGTTAACAAAAAAGACAATAGTCATGACGATACCGTTATTGATGGAATTCTGTTGGATTGCTTTATTTTCACAAAAGACGAAGTAATCAGCGAGAATCCGGATACTTTTCTTACCGTATATGACGGTAATATTGTTATGGACACAGATGAAATCGCGGCAGAGTTAAAAACACGAGTAAGAAAATATGTGGAAGAACATTCTGTTATTTCTTACGATGAGAAAAAATTCATTATAAGTTGGATCAAAAAAACAATGCACAGGGTTGAGAAGAATGACGATGAAGGAAACTACAGAGCTTTAGCGTTTCTATGGGAGAGTATAACAGATTATTTTCTGCTTAGAGATTTGTTCTATTTTGGTAGCAAAAAAGCAGTGGCATATCTGAAAGAAAGTGATGCAGAGGGATATCGTCTTTACCATGATGCTATCACAGATCGCACGAACGCAGTTATAAGAGAATGGGCGAATCATGTGATTAACATTGGCGAGATTTCAGCATAA